The following are encoded in a window of uncultured Sphaerochaeta sp. genomic DNA:
- a CDS encoding NYN domain-containing protein translates to MAKTAILVDGGFYRKRAELLWGPMSPIDRANELRTYCRAHINTRDGAHSRQLYRVFYYDCPPINKKIFHPLHDRTIDFGKTDLFGWANEFLDQLKKQRKFAVRLGRLSEPTAYYALRSDTIKSLFRGKKTVAELNEHDFSLSVEQKGVDMKIGLDIASLSYKKQVDQIILISGDSDFVPAAKLARREGIDFILDPMWAPIKPDLFEHIDGLRSPWRKGEQNHPKNLCEEDL, encoded by the coding sequence ATGGCAAAGACCGCAATATTAGTTGATGGTGGATTTTATCGAAAGCGAGCAGAACTGCTTTGGGGGCCAATGTCCCCAATAGATCGAGCCAATGAGTTAAGAACATATTGCCGAGCACATATCAATACTCGAGATGGGGCTCACTCCCGCCAATTATATCGTGTATTTTACTACGATTGTCCCCCGATTAATAAAAAGATATTTCATCCCCTCCATGACAGAACTATTGATTTTGGTAAAACGGATCTTTTCGGCTGGGCCAACGAATTCCTTGATCAGCTAAAGAAACAGCGAAAGTTTGCTGTTAGGTTGGGACGATTGTCAGAACCAACGGCCTATTATGCATTAAGATCAGATACGATCAAGAGCCTTTTTAGGGGGAAGAAAACAGTAGCGGAATTAAATGAGCATGATTTTTCCTTGTCTGTCGAACAAAAAGGTGTAGATATGAAAATTGGTCTTGATATCGCATCTCTATCATATAAAAAACAAGTTGACCAGATAATATTGATCTCCGGAGATAGTGATTTTGTACCTGCTGCAAAGTTGGCTCGACGTGAAGGCATCGATTTCATTCTTGATCCAATGTGGGCTCCGATTAAACCAGATTTATTTGAACATATTGATGGGCTAAGATCGCCTTGGAGAAAGGGTGAGCAAAATCATCCAAAGAATCTTTGTGAAGAAGATTTATAA
- the thiE gene encoding thiamine phosphate synthase, with protein MCKVDYALYMVTDRTLMRTKTLEACVEQALDGGVTMVQLREKHLDTEAFIMLGKRIKQLCDAYDVPLVINDRLEVAVGVDAIGVHIGQHDLSVSETRAILGPNRLLGVSVNTVAQAERAQADGADYLGVGAMFVTQTKQDASYVSLQTLEAIRKAVNLPIVTIGGMNKETIPLCAPYGIQGFAVVSALVNQPDVFLAAKELKQCSEAYVHPIPLAIQGT; from the coding sequence ATGTGTAAGGTGGACTATGCCTTGTATATGGTAACAGATCGAACACTCATGAGAACGAAGACCTTGGAAGCGTGTGTTGAACAAGCGCTTGATGGTGGTGTCACGATGGTGCAATTGCGGGAAAAACATCTAGATACCGAAGCCTTCATCATGTTGGGAAAACGAATCAAGCAGCTCTGCGATGCATATGATGTCCCGCTGGTGATCAATGACCGGCTGGAAGTTGCTGTAGGGGTGGATGCAATTGGGGTACATATAGGCCAACATGATCTGTCGGTTTCTGAGACACGTGCAATATTGGGACCAAACCGCTTGTTAGGGGTTTCTGTGAATACTGTGGCCCAGGCTGAAAGAGCCCAGGCAGATGGAGCGGACTATCTGGGGGTTGGGGCTATGTTTGTCACCCAGACCAAACAGGATGCTTCATATGTTTCTCTACAAACATTGGAAGCAATACGCAAAGCAGTGAACCTGCCAATTGTGACCATCGGAGGCATGAACAAGGAGACTATTCCGTTATGTGCCCCATATGGTATACAAGGGTTTGCTGTAGTTTCAGCCCTCGTCAACCAACCTGACGTCTTCCTTGCTGCCAAGGAACTGAAACAATGCTCAGAAGCGTATGTTCATCCTATTCCTCTTGCAATACAGGGGACTTGA
- the cytX gene encoding putative hydroxymethylpyrimidine transporter CytX — MSNDTPTKGFSSRSLFLIWAGAAISVAEMLSGSVLASLGMSSGLVAILLGHMIGGVLLYLAAIMSSSLRTSAMESTRYSFGIYGSYVFSGFNILQLIGWTSIMMLQGSRVLNQITTTLYGYSNPNLWMIGIALCISIWLLFISRQHAQLNGLVVVLLLLLSLVMGYRLIRDLSINTLEGAWPTVTFWQGVEVNIAMCLSWLPLIGDYTQHARQTRRGPFWSAVGYSVVGSCMFALGLGLSLATGSSDIALMLTISGFGLASLFIVFFSTVTTTYLDVYSASDSFMNIWPLNHGKVLSLLFTFISLLIALLLPMDTIEPFLYLIGAIFSPLYALLFVDYFILHRPSAQSNRWNLSNMVLWGLGVVLYFLMQAFLLDVSNSLLIFLVVGGISVLIKRRQKHV; from the coding sequence ATGTCAAATGACACTCCTACTAAAGGTTTTTCGAGCCGTTCCTTGTTCCTCATCTGGGCAGGGGCAGCAATTTCTGTTGCCGAGATGCTTTCTGGAAGTGTACTGGCTTCCCTCGGTATGTCATCCGGACTGGTGGCTATTCTCCTTGGTCACATGATCGGGGGTGTCCTGTTGTATCTTGCCGCTATCATGAGCAGCTCCTTACGAACTTCAGCGATGGAATCGACCCGTTACTCATTTGGAATCTATGGATCGTATGTTTTCTCAGGTTTCAATATCCTTCAGTTGATTGGATGGACATCCATCATGATGCTGCAGGGCTCCCGGGTCCTTAACCAAATAACCACAACGCTGTATGGATACAGCAATCCCAACCTCTGGATGATCGGTATTGCATTGTGTATTTCAATCTGGTTGCTGTTCATATCGCGTCAACATGCACAACTCAATGGTCTGGTGGTGGTTTTGTTGCTACTGTTGAGCCTGGTGATGGGATATCGGCTCATACGTGATCTTTCCATCAATACATTAGAAGGAGCGTGGCCGACGGTTACCTTTTGGCAGGGAGTAGAGGTGAATATCGCGATGTGTCTCTCTTGGCTACCCTTGATAGGAGATTACACCCAACATGCCAGGCAGACGAGAAGGGGGCCGTTTTGGAGTGCCGTTGGATATTCGGTTGTAGGAAGCTGTATGTTTGCATTGGGGTTGGGGTTATCCCTTGCTACCGGGAGTTCTGATATTGCATTGATGCTGACAATTTCTGGGTTTGGGTTGGCTTCGCTTTTCATTGTATTTTTCTCGACCGTAACCACCACCTACCTGGATGTATATTCAGCGAGTGATAGTTTCATGAATATCTGGCCGTTGAATCACGGAAAGGTACTTTCCTTACTCTTTACGTTTATCAGCCTGCTCATCGCCCTCCTGCTGCCGATGGATACCATTGAACCGTTTCTATATCTCATTGGAGCCATCTTCTCTCCCCTGTATGCACTATTGTTCGTAGATTACTTCATCCTCCACAGACCTTCTGCACAGTCAAACCGCTGGAACCTTTCAAACATGGTGCTCTGGGGTCTAGGTGTTGTGTTGTACTTTCTGATGCAAGCATTTCTCCTTGACGTGAGTAATTCCCTGCTTATATTCCTTGTCGTCGGAGGAATCAGTGTACTCATTAAAAGGAGGCAAAAGCATGTGTAA
- a CDS encoding branched-chain amino acid aminotransferase: MEKKNIDWASLGFTYIETDKRYVSRFKDGKWDDGAMVDDANVSISESAGVLQYSQTCFEGLKAYTTVDGRVVTFRPDLNAERMYETAERLLMPPFPIERFIDALDQLVKANLAYVPPYGTGATLYVRPFLFGSGPVIGVAPAPEYTFRMFSTPVGPYFKGGVRPLRLQVSSYDRAAPRGTGHIKAGLNYAMSLYPGYNAKKNGFDENMYLDAATHTFIEETGGANFIFITKDNKVVTPKSDTILPSITRRSLMYVAKEYLHLETEEREVPLSELSEFVEGGLCGTAAVISPIGSVTTESGVITMPSGMEKMGPITQKLYDTLTGIQMGRIEAPEGWIHTIA, from the coding sequence ATGGAAAAGAAGAACATTGATTGGGCCAGTCTCGGATTCACGTATATCGAGACAGACAAACGGTATGTTTCCCGTTTTAAGGATGGGAAATGGGACGATGGAGCAATGGTGGATGATGCCAATGTAAGCATCAGTGAGTCTGCAGGTGTGCTGCAGTATTCGCAAACCTGCTTTGAGGGTTTGAAAGCATATACCACTGTAGATGGTCGAGTTGTCACCTTCCGTCCTGACCTCAATGCCGAGCGTATGTATGAGACGGCTGAGCGTCTTCTCATGCCTCCCTTCCCAATAGAGCGGTTCATCGATGCCCTCGACCAGTTGGTCAAGGCAAACCTTGCCTATGTGCCACCTTATGGTACGGGTGCCACTCTCTACGTCAGACCATTTTTGTTTGGTAGCGGTCCTGTTATTGGGGTTGCTCCGGCTCCTGAATATACCTTCAGGATGTTCAGTACTCCAGTCGGTCCCTATTTCAAGGGTGGGGTGAGGCCATTGAGATTGCAGGTGAGCAGTTATGACCGTGCAGCTCCGAGAGGGACCGGACATATTAAGGCAGGATTGAACTATGCCATGAGTCTGTACCCAGGCTATAACGCGAAAAAGAATGGGTTTGATGAGAACATGTATCTTGATGCGGCAACCCATACGTTCATTGAAGAGACTGGTGGGGCAAACTTCATCTTCATTACCAAGGATAACAAGGTGGTAACTCCCAAGAGTGATACCATTCTTCCTTCTATCACCAGAAGATCACTTATGTATGTCGCAAAAGAGTATCTACATCTGGAGACAGAAGAGCGCGAGGTACCGTTAAGTGAGCTTTCTGAGTTCGTGGAAGGAGGCTTATGTGGTACTGCGGCTGTTATCTCTCCCATTGGGTCTGTTACTACAGAAAGTGGGGTTATCACGATGCCAAGCGGGATGGAGAAGATGGGACCGATCACCCAGAAACTCTATGATACCCTTACCGGAATACAGATGGGGAGAATAGAAGCACCAGAAGGGTGGATCCATACCATCGCCTGA
- the thiD gene encoding bifunctional hydroxymethylpyrimidine kinase/phosphomethylpyrimidine kinase — protein MKHVLTIAGSDCSGGAGIQADLKTFAAHGVYGMSVIVSVVAENTQRVIGAQNVSSTLIAGQLQAVFEDIRVDAVKIGMLPSQLVMKTVAKELKERKPRNIVLDPVMIAKNGFALMDSSLAQILADLVLPYADVVTPNIPEAEVLADMHITSIEDMQEAAIRIHGYGPSYVLIKGGHRCDDAADLLYDGNRMLWFSAKRIDTKNTHGTGCTFSSAIAANLALGKPIEKAVEGAKAYVTMAIEHALYLGKGCGPTHHFYDLYKNGLSR, from the coding sequence ATGAAACATGTATTGACCATCGCGGGCTCGGATTGCAGCGGCGGTGCCGGCATCCAAGCAGACCTGAAGACATTTGCAGCTCATGGTGTATACGGAATGAGCGTCATTGTCTCTGTAGTCGCAGAGAACACCCAACGGGTGATAGGAGCACAAAACGTTTCTTCAACATTGATAGCTGGGCAGCTACAGGCAGTTTTTGAGGACATCCGTGTAGATGCAGTGAAAATAGGAATGCTTCCATCCCAGTTGGTCATGAAAACAGTCGCCAAGGAACTGAAGGAGAGGAAACCCAGAAACATCGTTCTGGATCCTGTAATGATAGCAAAAAACGGATTCGCCCTCATGGATTCCAGCTTGGCACAGATATTGGCTGATCTGGTCTTACCGTACGCAGATGTGGTAACACCTAACATTCCGGAAGCAGAAGTCCTTGCCGATATGCACATCACTTCAATTGAAGATATGCAAGAAGCAGCAATTAGAATTCATGGGTATGGCCCATCCTATGTACTGATCAAAGGTGGTCACCGCTGTGATGATGCCGCTGATCTGCTGTATGACGGAAACAGGATGCTGTGGTTCAGTGCAAAACGAATAGATACCAAGAATACACATGGAACAGGGTGTACTTTTTCATCGGCAATTGCCGCGAACCTTGCATTGGGTAAGCCTATCGAAAAAGCGGTTGAAGGAGCAAAGGCGTATGTGACCATGGCCATTGAGCACGCGCTGTATTTGGGGAAGGGTTGCGGTCCCACACATCATTTTTACGATCTCTACAAGAATGGATTATCCCGATAA
- a CDS encoding ABC-F family ATP-binding cassette domain-containing protein — MNVLSLESVSKTLKDEPLFQDVSFGLEEGDHVALIGRNGEGKSTFLKILAGQVVPDSGTIAMKNDTDLVMLEQGVQFREKETVSSYLLQGSGIRIATWNAYQHALAHPEDEANLIRQSELMESHDVWNLQSDYTSLLGELGLYDLLDSPMATLSGGMQKKVAIARVLASRPTMLLLDEPTNHLDIETIEWMESYLKGSPATIILVTHDRYFLDTVCRTILELDGGQMYLHPGSFADYLARREQRIERLQKEQDRLSTILRRELAWLRRGPKARTGKDSGRKDRIEAMLANQAMVGDQAQKSFQSASRRLGKKILEAKHLSKAFGEDTIISDFSFSFTKGKKIGVVGPNGSGKTTLLDLLCAHLPSDSGSLDIGVNTMFAYYDQTGRNLESGKTILEYVEEIATQVVLGPSEVVSAAKFLELFGFPTSMHRSTIATLSGGEKRRLYLVSRLLSNPNFLMLDEPTNDLDLPTMENLEQYIQDFEGCVLIVSHDRAFLDLTCDELFVLEEGGTVRYEAQRYSQWREQAQSIPSKQKEEPEAPVQKAPRKSEQKGLSYRERQEFEALEEKMSVLSERIDTLEASFSHAETTDDGTLAERTETYHALRVELDMAEQRWLELAEKL, encoded by the coding sequence ATGAATGTACTCTCATTGGAATCGGTCTCAAAGACCCTCAAAGACGAACCACTGTTTCAAGATGTCAGTTTTGGACTGGAAGAGGGGGACCATGTTGCCCTGATCGGTCGAAACGGGGAAGGTAAATCAACCTTTCTCAAGATACTCGCAGGACAGGTTGTACCAGACAGCGGAACCATCGCGATGAAAAATGACACTGACCTGGTCATGTTGGAACAGGGAGTACAATTCAGGGAAAAAGAAACAGTCTCTTCTTATCTCCTGCAAGGAAGCGGGATAAGGATTGCCACCTGGAACGCGTATCAACATGCCCTTGCCCATCCAGAGGATGAAGCAAACCTGATCAGGCAGAGTGAGTTGATGGAAAGCCATGATGTATGGAACCTCCAGAGTGACTATACCTCCCTTCTTGGAGAGCTTGGGCTGTATGATCTCTTGGATTCCCCTATGGCCACGCTCTCTGGGGGCATGCAGAAAAAGGTGGCTATAGCAAGGGTGCTCGCATCCCGCCCTACCATGTTGCTTCTCGATGAGCCGACCAACCACCTCGACATAGAAACCATTGAATGGATGGAGTCCTACCTGAAAGGTAGTCCTGCCACCATTATACTGGTAACTCATGACCGGTATTTTCTCGATACTGTCTGTAGAACAATTCTTGAGTTGGATGGGGGACAGATGTATCTCCACCCTGGTTCCTTCGCCGATTACCTCGCACGGCGAGAACAGCGCATCGAGAGATTGCAAAAAGAACAGGATAGACTGAGTACCATCCTCAGGAGGGAACTTGCCTGGCTTAGGCGTGGGCCAAAGGCCCGAACAGGAAAGGATAGCGGCAGAAAGGACCGCATCGAGGCAATGCTTGCAAACCAAGCCATGGTTGGAGACCAGGCACAAAAATCCTTTCAGTCAGCAAGCAGAAGATTGGGAAAGAAGATTCTTGAAGCCAAACATCTCAGCAAGGCTTTTGGAGAAGATACCATCATCTCTGATTTCTCATTCTCCTTTACCAAAGGAAAGAAAATTGGAGTAGTGGGTCCAAATGGCAGCGGCAAAACCACCCTACTGGATCTGCTTTGCGCTCACCTCCCCAGTGACAGTGGTTCACTTGATATTGGAGTAAATACCATGTTCGCTTACTACGACCAGACAGGCAGAAATCTTGAAAGTGGAAAAACCATTCTGGAGTATGTGGAAGAGATTGCCACCCAGGTGGTGCTTGGTCCCTCCGAGGTTGTAAGTGCTGCAAAGTTCCTTGAACTCTTTGGGTTCCCCACTTCCATGCATAGAAGCACCATCGCAACATTATCTGGAGGAGAGAAGCGACGGCTTTACCTGGTCTCCCGCCTTCTTTCCAATCCAAACTTCCTGATGCTCGATGAGCCGACCAACGATCTTGACCTCCCCACCATGGAGAACCTTGAACAGTACATTCAGGATTTTGAGGGATGTGTACTCATCGTCTCCCATGACCGAGCATTCCTGGACCTTACCTGTGACGAACTCTTTGTGCTCGAGGAAGGAGGCACAGTTCGCTATGAGGCACAGCGTTACAGCCAGTGGAGAGAGCAAGCACAAAGCATTCCATCAAAACAGAAAGAGGAGCCGGAGGCACCGGTGCAGAAGGCGCCAAGGAAATCAGAACAGAAAGGACTCTCCTACCGAGAGAGGCAGGAGTTTGAGGCACTTGAGGAGAAAATGAGCGTACTTTCTGAGCGTATCGATACCTTGGAAGCAAGCTTCTCACATGCTGAGACCACGGATGACGGAACCCTTGCAGAAAGAACTGAAACATATCATGCCCTACGAGTGGAACTCGACATGGCAGAGCAAAGGTGGTTGGAACTTGCGGAAAAACTCTAG
- the thiM gene encoding hydroxyethylthiazole kinase: MDTKQMYSNSTEILLAIRERKPIIHQITNYVTVQDCANVVLAMGGSPIMADAEQELEDIVCLSNALVINIGTLNDRTRSSMFLAARIARDHGIPIILDPVGAGASSYRTNTIQSLISDLVPTVIRGNLSEIRSVAQMSSHTLGVDSAGCDGSGQVEQTKKIAWNLSRKLGCIIAITGKIDIVSDGISIAIIENGHPDLTQITGTGCMSTAMVGTCCAVTDDYFSATVTALLGMGIAGELASVHAGLGSFHAALFDHLSTLDGPLLMQKGAFHVK; encoded by the coding sequence ATGGATACGAAACAGATGTACTCAAATAGTACAGAGATACTGCTGGCAATACGTGAGAGGAAGCCAATCATTCATCAGATTACCAATTACGTCACGGTACAGGATTGTGCCAACGTAGTCCTTGCTATGGGAGGTTCTCCCATTATGGCGGATGCTGAACAGGAGCTGGAAGATATTGTTTGCTTGAGCAATGCTTTGGTCATAAATATCGGGACCCTTAATGATCGAACACGTTCCTCGATGTTCCTAGCTGCTCGAATTGCACGAGACCATGGTATCCCCATCATTCTCGATCCGGTAGGAGCGGGAGCTTCCTCCTATAGGACAAATACCATACAAAGCTTGATCTCCGACCTTGTTCCCACTGTGATACGGGGAAATCTTTCAGAGATTAGAAGTGTTGCCCAGATGAGTAGTCATACCTTGGGGGTTGATTCTGCTGGCTGCGACGGTTCCGGACAGGTTGAACAAACCAAGAAAATTGCTTGGAATCTTTCCCGGAAACTTGGATGTATTATTGCCATCACCGGAAAGATTGACATCGTATCGGATGGCATATCCATAGCAATTATTGAAAATGGACATCCTGATCTGACCCAGATTACAGGAACTGGATGTATGAGTACTGCGATGGTCGGTACCTGTTGCGCAGTAACCGATGACTATTTCTCAGCTACAGTTACAGCTCTTCTTGGTATGGGTATTGCCGGAGAGCTGGCAAGCGTGCATGCAGGTTTGGGAAGTTTCCATGCTGCCTTATTTGACCATCTCAGTACCCTTGATGGTCCTCTCCTGATGCAAAAGGGGGCCTTTCATGTCAAATGA
- a CDS encoding bifunctional diguanylate cyclase/phosphodiesterase → MHYFEATLLSIVLMLAILVDVLRFPLIKKDRGSRFFAELTIAYSIYLVITIFICLGREGIVLYPIPINRILWTLHYLSFPLLLGMWMHFNALNVIDNEKLVNLLSLIHAIPLAVLTMIVILDIPRQQFYPFNIAYEHMLPSAGTTYMIILSFFFCLAMLLPTLGHRKELPGSFLFISMLLPVAFTTSFIAFYVTHTHVMFTMVNSFMMVLYYLIGQRDSVRTDPLTGLPSYALLKRKMIRIFRFRSPYAVVLLDIENFRYFNSRYGQFIGDQMLINLADYLRTLANANEVFRISNDQFCLCFPATKEETALSITNQIENRLNQPWILNERSVHIQVNMAIISIPQQAETLEEFKQAVNQLLLEIKTVRSKSLIVYTRESMIDHERKLNIISALRESIKFPDQVVVHYQPIYDAKTEQLVSAEALMRIKDRHLGFLQPDAFISLAEQTGLIVQLTQIVLAKVCRFIKQLPEDNSPLSHIAMNLSGEDFESKTLGKILLNIIEKEGVNPKQIGFEITESVVLQSYETVSDVMIELSLKKITFALDDFGTGYSNLRALIDLPYDYVKFDKSVIHAAENNPSMLSLLTEMLHKMGKCVIAEGVETKEQLALIRSVGIERVQGYYFSKPLEEEIFHNLVVKARKD, encoded by the coding sequence ATGCATTATTTTGAAGCCACCTTGCTTTCCATTGTTCTCATGCTGGCTATTCTAGTAGATGTCCTAAGATTTCCCTTGATAAAGAAGGACAGAGGGAGCCGCTTTTTTGCAGAATTGACGATAGCCTACTCAATATATCTTGTTATTACTATATTCATCTGTCTCGGGAGAGAGGGTATCGTACTATATCCAATACCCATTAACCGAATCTTATGGACATTGCATTATCTTTCTTTCCCTTTGTTGTTGGGGATGTGGATGCATTTCAATGCTCTCAATGTCATTGACAATGAGAAGCTTGTGAACCTTCTCTCGCTGATTCATGCTATTCCGCTTGCAGTACTGACAATGATTGTCATTCTTGATATACCAAGACAGCAATTTTACCCGTTTAATATTGCCTATGAACACATGTTGCCCTCAGCGGGAACCACATATATGATTATTCTTTCCTTTTTCTTTTGTTTGGCTATGCTTCTACCTACATTAGGGCATCGAAAAGAATTACCAGGATCATTTTTATTCATTTCCATGCTCTTGCCAGTGGCCTTTACAACATCGTTCATTGCCTTCTATGTTACACACACCCATGTCATGTTTACCATGGTAAATTCCTTTATGATGGTTCTCTATTACCTAATTGGGCAAAGAGATTCAGTACGGACCGACCCCTTAACAGGATTACCATCCTATGCACTTCTCAAACGAAAAATGATCCGTATATTCCGTTTTCGTTCTCCATATGCGGTAGTCCTTCTTGACATCGAAAACTTCAGATATTTCAACTCTAGGTATGGCCAATTCATTGGAGATCAGATGCTTATTAATCTGGCAGACTATCTGCGAACTCTTGCAAATGCAAATGAGGTATTTAGAATTTCCAATGACCAATTCTGTCTCTGCTTTCCTGCCACTAAAGAAGAAACTGCCCTATCGATTACCAATCAAATAGAAAACAGATTGAATCAACCCTGGATACTTAACGAGAGATCGGTGCATATCCAAGTAAATATGGCGATAATCAGTATCCCTCAACAAGCGGAAACCTTGGAAGAGTTCAAACAAGCAGTCAACCAATTACTGCTCGAAATCAAAACAGTTCGCAGCAAGTCTCTCATTGTTTATACCCGTGAAAGCATGATCGATCATGAGCGTAAATTAAATATTATCTCCGCCTTACGTGAATCTATAAAATTTCCAGATCAGGTCGTAGTGCACTATCAACCAATCTATGACGCAAAGACAGAACAACTCGTTTCGGCAGAAGCATTGATGAGAATAAAGGATCGCCACCTGGGATTTTTACAACCCGATGCGTTTATTTCGCTTGCTGAACAGACTGGACTGATCGTTCAACTCACTCAGATTGTACTCGCTAAAGTTTGTAGATTTATAAAACAACTTCCTGAAGACAATTCACCCTTGAGCCATATAGCCATGAATCTTTCTGGAGAAGATTTTGAATCGAAAACCCTAGGGAAAATACTTTTGAATATTATTGAAAAAGAAGGGGTCAATCCAAAGCAAATAGGGTTTGAGATTACCGAATCAGTGGTCCTTCAATCATATGAAACTGTTTCAGATGTTATGATTGAATTATCATTGAAGAAGATTACTTTTGCTCTGGATGATTTTGGAACAGGGTATTCAAATCTCCGTGCGTTGATTGATCTTCCTTATGATTATGTAAAATTTGATAAAAGCGTCATTCATGCCGCCGAGAATAATCCTTCCATGTTATCCTTATTGACTGAGATGCTCCATAAGATGGGTAAGTGTGTGATTGCAGAAGGTGTTGAAACAAAGGAACAATTAGCCTTGATCAGAAGTGTCGGTATTGAGAGGGTACAAGGATATTATTTCTCAAAACCATTAGAAGAAGAAATTTTTCATAATCTGGTTGTAAAAGCACGAAAGGATTAA
- the vapB gene encoding type II toxin-antitoxin system VapB family antitoxin, whose product MKIGTVFENNRTQAVRLPSDTRFPDQVKKVAVRIVGTTRILEPIHNSWDTFFHPTDEGVTDDFMAERASQYQREP is encoded by the coding sequence ATGAAGATTGGAACTGTATTTGAAAATAATAGGACTCAAGCAGTAAGGTTACCGTCAGATACAAGGTTTCCAGACCAGGTGAAGAAAGTCGCTGTGCGGATTGTTGGCACTACCAGGATACTCGAACCGATACATAATTCTTGGGATACATTTTTTCATCCTACCGATGAGGGTGTCACTGATGACTTTATGGCAGAAAGGGCATCCCAATACCAAAGAGAACCATAA